From a single Methanobacterium sp. Maddingley MBC34 genomic region:
- a CDS encoding non-canonical purine NTP pyrophosphatase, RdgB/HAM1 family (PFAM: Ham1 family~TIGRFAM: non-canonical purine NTP pyrophosphatase, RdgB/HAM1 family), translating to MSKNEDDLDITFITGNQHKIKEAQGIFHQFDIQVEHIDLGYPEIQGELIDVARFGAKDAARRLGRPVIVEDAGLFIKALKWFPGTYSSYVQDTVGNQGILKLMNSVEDRYAEFRSVIGYATPKTEPKTFLGVVGGHIAHQEKGKHGFAYDPLFIPEGYNLTFGELTRDEKNEFSHRRRSLESFALWYKDLINSE from the coding sequence ATGAGCAAAAATGAAGATGATTTAGACATAACATTTATAACCGGTAACCAACACAAAATAAAAGAAGCTCAAGGAATATTCCACCAGTTCGATATTCAGGTGGAACACATAGACCTTGGATACCCTGAAATACAGGGAGAGCTTATAGATGTGGCTCGCTTTGGCGCAAAAGATGCTGCCAGGCGGCTGGGAAGACCAGTTATTGTTGAAGATGCGGGTCTGTTTATAAAAGCTCTCAAATGGTTTCCAGGTACCTATTCGTCATATGTGCAGGATACCGTGGGCAATCAAGGCATTTTAAAACTGATGAACAGTGTCGAAGACCGTTACGCTGAGTTCAGGTCGGTAATTGGATATGCAACACCCAAGACCGAGCCCAAGACTTTTTTAGGCGTAGTCGGTGGACATATAGCGCATCAGGAAAAAGGAAAGCATGGTTTCGCTTACGATCCACTTTTCATACCAGAAGGATACAACCTGACCTTTGGTGAACTCACACGGGATGAAAAAAATGAATTCTCCCATCGCCGCAGGTCACTGGAAAGTTTCGCCCTTTGGTATAAAGATCTCATAAACAGTGAATAA
- a CDS encoding ribosomal protein S15P/S13E (PFAM: Ribosomal S13/S15 N-terminal domain; Ribosomal protein S15), with product MAAKPDWVEYTTEEIEEIILKLRKEGKSTSVIGVILRDQYGIPDVKSVTDMKITKILEKHDQGEEYPEDLMNLIRKAVNIRDHLKENPKDLHTKRGLQLVESRIRRLVKYYTREGVLPEGWRYDPQKAALLVK from the coding sequence ATGGCAGCAAAGCCTGATTGGGTTGAATATACAACCGAAGAAATAGAAGAAATTATATTAAAACTGAGAAAAGAAGGAAAATCAACCAGTGTCATTGGAGTTATATTAAGAGATCAGTACGGAATTCCTGATGTTAAAAGTGTAACCGATATGAAGATAACCAAAATCCTGGAAAAACACGACCAAGGCGAAGAATACCCTGAGGATCTGATGAACCTCATCCGTAAGGCAGTTAACATCCGGGACCACCTTAAAGAAAACCCAAAGGACCTGCACACCAAAAGGGGTCTACAGTTAGTGGAATCCAGAATCAGGAGACTAGTAAAATACTACACCCGAGAAGGAGTCCTCCCTGAAGGATGGAGATATGACCCTCAAAAAGCAGCATTACTTGTTAAATAG